DNA from Diaphorobacter limosus:
ATTGGTGTGTGGGTGCTGCTCTTCCTGGCAGGCTTCACCTTCATCGCCTGGAGGCTGAATGCAGCCTTCTGGAAGGACGTCAAGTAAACCCAGGAGTGTCGTTGCGCTGCATTTTCGTGCAGCGCCAACCTGTACAGAGTGGGTGCCTTGGTACCCACTCTTTTGATTTTTAGGAGCCGTTCACCATGATGGTGCTTTACTCGGGCACGACCTGCCCCTTCTCCCATCGTTGCCGTTTCGTTCTGTTCGAAAAGGGCATGGATTTTGAAATCCGCGATGTGGATCTGTACAACAAGCCCGAAGACATCAGCGTGATGAACCCCTACGGCCAGGTGCCCATCCTGGTCGAGCGCGATCTGATCCTGTACGAGTCGAACATCATCAATGAGTACATCGATGAGCGCTTCCCGCATCCGCAGCTGATGCCCGGCGACCCGGTGGATCGCGCCCGCGTTCGTCTGTTCCTGCTCAACTTCGAGAAGGAGTTGTTCGTGCACGTGAATGCGCTGGAGTCGCGTGCCACCAAGGGCAACGAGAAGGCGCTGGAGAAGGCCCGTGCCCATATCCGCGACCGCCTGACCCAGCTTGCCCCCGTGTTCCTCAAGAACAAGTACATGCTGGGCGAGGGTTTCTCCATGCTGGACGTGGCCATTGCGCCGCTGCTGTGGCGCCTGGACTACTACGGCATCGAGCTGTCCAAGAACGCCGCCCCGCTGCTCAAGTATGCAGAGCGCATCTTCTCGCGCCCGGCCTATATCGAGGCGCTGACGCCCTCGGAAAAGGTCATGCGCAAGTAAACTCTACGCATTTGTTGCGCATGATGAACGCTCAGGAACTCCCCTCCACACGCCCCTATCTGATCCGTGCCCTGTATGAGTGGTGCGCGGACAATGGCTACACGCCTTATTTGGTCGTGCGCGTGAACGAGTCTGTGCAGGTGCCGCGTGAATATGTCAACAACGGCGAAATCGTGCTCAACGTCAGTTACGACGCCACCAGCGGGCTGCAGATAGGCAACGATTTTGTCGAGTTCAAGGCCCGCTTCGGCGGCAAGCCGCGTGACATTCTGGTTCCCGTGCGCCGGGTGATCGCCATCTACGCGCGCGAGAACGGGCAGGGCATGGCCTTTCCGCTGGATGACGACGTCGAGGTTCAGCCCAGCGATTCCCCGCTGTCGCCCACGGAGGCCGCAGTCGTATCCGAGCCCGAGGCACGCGGCACGGTGCAGTTGCAATCTGTCGATGGCAAGTCCGGCAGGGCCGACAAAGCACGGGACAAGGACGGCCCACGCCCGCCCCAGCCGCCCGCTGGCGGCGGTCGTCCCTCCCTCAAGCGTGTCAAGTGAATGATCAGGGGATGCTGCCCGACATCCGGGCAAGCGTCCTTTTTTGGCGGCTAGAATGCAGCCTTCGCCGGTTTAGCTCAGTTGGTAGAGCACCCGCCTTGTAAGCGGTAGGTCGTCAGTTCGAATCCGACAACCGGCACCATTTCCCTCAGGATTTTCGACGCCAGCCTTCCTCCCCACGGGTCAGGATTGGATTTTCAGGCGTATCGAGTCCACCTCCCACCCCTTTGTGCGCAGATGCGCCAGGAATGCCGGCAGCAACTGCCGCAACTTGGCAGCCGCCGCATTGCTTTTGACCAGCAGGCACCAGCTGCCGCCCTCGATGGGGCCGGCCTGCACCGCTGGGCGCAGCAAGGGCGGAATCAAGCCCTCTATGGCCTTGAGCCGCGCGCTGGAGTCGCGAGTCAGGGCCGTCAGGCGCGCCAGGGTCGGTGATTCCTGGCTGGCTTGCTGCAGTGGGATGGCGTAGTGGCGGCGGTTCATGGCAGGTTCTGGGCTGTCCACTGGGCGGGTGCCGGAGTGCGCAGGCTGATTATTGCGGATACGGCCAGCACTGCCGGTCGCGCGTGGGCCACGCGGTGGCGCAAAGGTAGAATGGCAGGCTTTTGGGTTCGCCGGTTGGTTGCAAGCGCTTGCAATTGGCGGCGCAAGCCCCACCTGGATTCAATTCATCTCAAGGATTCCGGTCGCTCTGCCGCTTTGCTCGGGCAGTGCAGCGCCGATCTGCTCGCATGGCCACCAACTTCCTCACCAAACTTTTCGGCAGCCGCAATGACCGGCTGCTCAAGCAATACCGCAAGACCGTGGCGCGCATCAACGCGATGGAGCCCGAGTACGAAAAGCTCAGCGACGAGGCACTGCGCGGCAAAACCCAGGAATTCAAGGAGCGCATCGCCCAGGGCGAGACGCTGGATGCGCTGCTGCCCGAGGCCTTCGCCGTGGTGCGCGAGGGCTCCAAGCGCGTCATGAAGATGCGCCACTTCGACGTGCAGCTGATCGGCGGCATGGCGCTGCACCACGGCAAGATCGCCGAGATGCGCACCGGCGAGGGCAAGACGCTCACCGCCACGCTGCCGGTGTACCTGAATGCGCTGTCGGGCCAGGGCGTGCATGTGGTCACGGTGAACGACTACCTGGCCGGCCGGGACGCACAGTGGATGGGGCGGCTGTACAACTTCCTGGGCCTCTCGGTGGGCATCAACCTGCCGCAGATACCGCGCGAGGAAAAGCAGGCCGCCTACAACTCGGACATCACCTACGGCACGAACAACGAATACGGCTTCGACTACCTGCGCGACAACATGGTCTACGACGCGCGCGAGCGCGTGCAGCGCGGTCTGAACTTCGCCATCGTGGACGAGGTGGACTCCATCCTGATCGACGAGGCGCGCACTCCGCTGATCATCAGCGGCCAGGCCGAGGATCACACGGCCGTCTACCTGGCCATCAACAAGGTGGTGCCGCTGCTGACGCGCCAGGAGGGCGAGGCCGACCCGCGCACCGGCGAGGGCGTGACCAAGCCGGGCGACTTCACCGTGGACGAAAAAACGCACCAGGTGTTCCTGACCGAGCAGGGCCATGAAAACGCCGAACGCATCCTGGCGCAGGCCGGCCTGATCGCCGAGGGCGCCTCGCTCTACGACCCGGCCAACATCACGCTGGTGCACCACCTGTACGCGGCGCTGCGTGCCAACAACCTGTTCCATCGCGACCAGCACTACGTGGTGCAGAACGGCGAGATCGTTATCGTCGATGAATTCACCGGCCGCCTGATGGCCGGCCGGCGCTGGAGCGAGGGCCTGCACCAGGCCGTCGAGGCCAAGGAGGGCGTGAACATCCAGGCCGAGAACCAGACCCTGGCCTCGATCACCTTCCAGAACTACTTCCGCCTGTACGGCAAGCTCTCGGGCATGACCGGCACGGCCGATACCGAGGCCTATGAGTTCCAGGAAATCTACGGCCTGGAAACCGTCATCATCCCGCCCAACCGGCCAAGCCGCCGCGACGACCAGCTCGACCGCGTCTACAAGACCACGCGCGAGAAGTACGAGGCGGCGATTGCCGACATCCGCGAATGCCATGAGCGCGGCCAGCCGGTGCTGGTGGGCACGACCTCGATTGAGAACTCCGAAATCATCGACGGCCTGCTGAACCAGGCCGGTCTGCCGCACCAGGTGCTCAACGCCAAGCAGCATGCGCGCGAGGCCGACATCGTGGCCCAGGCCGGGCGCCCGGGCATGATCACCATCGCCACCAACATGGCCGGCCGTGGTACCGACATCGTGCTTGGCGGCAACGTGGAGAAGGCCGTGGCGGCACTGGAGGCCGACGAATCGCTGACGCCCGAGCAGCGCGCTGCCAAGGCCGAGGAGTTGCGCGCGCAGTGGAAGCTCGATCACGAGAAGGTCACGGCCCTGGGCGGTCTGCGCATCATCGCCACCGAGCGCCACGAGTCGCGCCGCATCGACAACCAGCTGCGTGGCCGCTCGGGCCGCCAGGGCGACCCCGGCTCCTCGCGCTTCTACCTGAGCCTGGACGACTCGCTGATGCGCATCTTTGCCGGTGACCGCGTCAAGGCCATCATGGACAAGCTGAAGATGCCCGACGGCGAGGCCATCGAAGCCGGCATCGTCACGCGCAGCATCGAGAGCGCGCAGCGCAAGGTCGAGGCGCGCAACTTCGACATCCGCAAGCAGCTGCTTGAATACGACGACGTGGCCAATGACCAGCGCAAGGTGATCTACCAGCAGCGCAACGAGATCCTCGACGCACCCGAGCTCACGACCCTGATCTCCGCCATGCGCGACGACTGTATGGCCGACCTGGTGCGCCAGTACGTTCCGGCCGAGTCGGTGGAGGAGCAATGGGACTTGCCCAGTCTGGAGAAGTCCCTGGCCAGCGACTGGCAGTTGCCGATGGCGCTGCAGCAGGAGGTGGCCAGCTCCCAGGCCATCACCGACGACGAAATCCTGGAGAAGGTGCAGCAGACCGCGCGCGACTCCTTCCAGGCCAAGGTGGATGCGGTGGGCAACGAGAACTTCGCCCCCTTCCAGCGCGCCGTGCTGCTGCAAAGCTTTGACACCAACTGGCGCGATCACCTCTCCGCGCTGGACTACCTGCGCCAGGGCATCCACCTGCGCGGCTATGCACAAAAGCAGCCCAAGCAGGAATACAAGCGTGAGGCCTTCGAGCTGTTCCGCCAGCTCATAGACCAGGTGAAGAACGAGGTCACGCGCGTCATGCTGACCGTGCAGGTGCAGTCCAACGCCGAGCTCGACGAGGCCACCCATGCCATGGAGGAGCGGGGCGAGAAGGTCAGCAACGTGACCTACTCCTCGCCCACCGAGACCGGCGAGGTGGAAACCGTGGTCGATGCCCAGACCGCCAAGGCCGCGCCGGCCCAGGCCATGCCCGGCGTGCGCGTCGGTCGCAACGACCCCTGCCCCTGCGGCAGTGGTAAAAAATACAAGCAGTGCCACGGCAAACTTGCCTGATGCTGCGACCTTGAACGACACGGGCTGCGGCCCGTGTTTGCTTTTCATCCCCTTGTTTGACCCAGGAGTGCTCCATGCCCGTGAATCTTTCTGCCCCGCAAGCCGCAGACCTGCGCCCCGTTGCCGGCGTGCGCATTGGCGTCGCCGAGGCTGGCGTGCGCAAGGCCAACCGCAAGGACCTGACGGTGTTCCTGCTGGACGAGGGCACGACGGTGGCCGGCGTGTTCACGCAAAACCGCTTCTGCGCCGCGCCGGTGCAGGTTTGCCGCGAGCATTTGGACGGTGGCCAGGCGATACGCGCCATGGTCATCAACACCGGCAATGCCAACGCCGGCACCGGCGCTGACGGTCTGGCACGCGCGCGCGCCACCTGTGATGCGCTGGCGGGCCAACTGGGCATTGACGCCGGCCAGGTGCTGCCGTTTTCCACCGGCGTGATCATGGAGCCGCTGCCCGTGGATCGCATCGTGGCGGGCCTGCCGGCCGCGCTGGCCGACGCCCAGGGCGGCCACTGGGCGCGCGCGGCCGAGGGCATCATGACCACCGACACCCTGCCCAAGGCCTTCAGCCGGCAGCTGCAGATTGGCGGCGCCACGGTCACCGTCACCGGCATCAGCAAAGGGGCCGGCATGATTCGCCCGAACATGGCGACCATGCTGGGCTTTCTGGCCACCGATGCTTGCATCGCCCCAGACTTGGTGCGTCAACTGGTACGCGAGCTGGCCGACCAGTCGTTCAACCGGGTGACGATTGACGGCGACACCAGCACCAACGACTCCTTCGTGCTGATGGCCACGCACCAGGCAAAGCACGCGCCGATTACAGTGCTCGACAGCGTCGAGGGCCGCGCCCTGAAGGCCGCGCTGCTGGAGGTGGCGCAAAAGCTGGCCCAGGCCATAGTGCGCGACGGCGAGGGCGCGACCAAGTTCATCACCGTGCGCGTCGAGGGCGGCAGGACCGGCGAGGAATGCCGCCAGGTGGCCTACGCCATCGCGCACTCGCCGCTGGTCAAGACAGCCTTCTTCGCCAGCGACCCGAACCTGGGGCGCATCCTGGCGGCGGTGGGCTACGCCGGCATTGTCGACCTGGACCAGACCCTCATCGACCTGTACCTGGACGAGGTGCACGTAGCCGTGCAGGGCGGACGCAACCCGGCTTACCGCGAGGAGGACGGCCAGCGCGTGATGCAGCAGCAGGAGATCACCGTACGCGTGCTGCTGGGGCGCGGTCAGGCGGCCGACACCGTCTGGACCTGTGACCTGAGCCACGACTACGTGACCATCAACGCCGACTACCGGTCCTGATTATTTTGATAGCTGTATACGCTTACCAGATAAGCGCTAGAGCCTGAAATGACTGAAAATCTTGACCGCCTGATCGCCCGCGCCGAGCAGCTCATCTCCCGCATCGAATTCGTGCTGCCCCAGCCCTTGGGCGCGCCCGACTGGCAGGCGGCCATCGCCTGGCGCTACCGCAAGCGCAGCAGCGGCCATGGCGTGCTCGAGCCTGTGCGCCATGTCGCCGCCATGCAACTGTCCGACCTCAAGGAGATCGACGCGCAGAAAGAGAAGATCCAGCGCAACACCGAGCAGTTCGTGGCCGGCAAGACGGCCAATAACGTGCTGCTGACGGGCGCGCGCGGCACGGGCAAGTCCTCGCTGATCCGGGCCTGCCTGAACAGCTACGCGGGGCGCGGCCTGCGCCTGATCGAGGTGGACAAGGCGGACCTGACCGATCTGCCCGACATCGTCGAGGTGGTCTCGGACCGCCCCGAGAAGTTCATCATCTACTGCGACGACCTGAGCTTCGAGGAGGGCGAGGGCGGCTACAAGGCGCTCAAATCCATCCTGGATGGCTCCGTGGCCGCAAGCACGCCCAACGTGCTGGTCTACGCCACCAGCAACCGCCGCCACCTGCTGCCCGAGCAGATGAAGGACAACCTGAGCTACACCACGTCCAACGATGGCGAGATCCATCCCGGCGAGGTGGTGGAGGAGAAGATTTCGCTCTCCGAGCGCTTTGGCCTGTGGGTCAGCTTCTACCCCTTCAGCCAGGACGAATACCTAACAATAGTCGCGCAGTGGCTCTCGGCCCTCGGCGTGGCCCCGGCCGACATTGAGAGCGCCCGACCCCAGGCCCTGGTCTGGGCGCTGGAGCGCGGCTCGCGCAGTGGCCGCGTGGCCTACCAGTTCGCGCGCGACTACGCCGGGCGCCAGGGCGCATGACCCGCAAGCACACCGAGGTCGCGGTCGGCATCCTGCTGCGCGCCGACGGCGCCCTGCTGCTGTCCACGCGTCCCGCGGGCAAGCCCTATGCGGGCTACTGGGAGTTTCCGGGCGGCAAGATCGAGGCCGGCGAGAGCGTGGAGCAGGCCCTGCGCCGCGAGCTCATCGAGGAACTGGGCGTGACCATAGGCCCGGCCGAGGTCTGGAAGGTGACCGAGCACGACTACCCGCACGCCCTGGTTCGCCTGCACTGGTGCAAGGTGCATGACTGGCGCGGCAAGTTCGAGATGCGCGAGGGCCAGACCATGGCCTGGCAGCAATGGCCCTTGCAGGTGCGCCCGGTGCTGCCCGGCGCCTACCCGGTGCTGCAATGGCTGGCCGAGGAGCGCGGCCTGGCGTTTGACGCCGCGCAGTTCGATTGATTATCAAAAAAGATAGCTGCTTGCGCTTGCTAGATAAGTGCTAGCAGCATATTTGATTCAAATTCAAGGCTGGCGCTTGGGGTCGCCGAATTCGGCATCCTCGGGCGGCGCCTCGGCCGGCATGCGGAAGTCTTCGGCGGCCCAGGCGCCCAGGTCGATCTGCTGGCAGCGCTGGCTGCAAAACGGCCGGTACGGGTTGGCCGGGCTGAACAGGCTGGGCCCGCCACAGGTTGGGCAGGGCACCTGCTTGGCGCTGGCGGGTTGTGGCTTGCTTGTCATCGTGCTCAGGCGCACAGCGTCAGCTCGAAGGCAGCATCCTCGTTGCTGCACACCAGCTTGCCGCCTTCCTCCTGGCGCATCAGGCGTACCGAGACGATGAGACGGTTGCCGCTGATTTCGGGCACCAGTTGCAGGGCCGGGTCTATGCGCAGCCGCAGCAGCTGGAAGGTGCGGCCCGGGGGCAGGTTTTGCTGGAACTGGCCGCGCTCTGCAGCCACCTTCTGCGGCAGGCCCGAGTCGCGCATCAGGCGCAGCAGCAGGTATACCGATTCGGCCAGCGGGGCCAGCGTGGCGGCCCAGTGGTGCAGGTCGTTCTGGCGCTGCTCGGGCGCGTGGTGTTGCCAGGCGTAGTAGGCCGGCAGGTCAAAACCGCAGGTGCCGCCGGGAATGCCGACACGGCTGCGAATGCTCATGAGCCAGTCGTTCTCGGTCAGCGACTGGCCAGCCTTGCCGGTTTGCGCGTTCAGCGCGGCAAAGCATTGGTCGAGCTGGGCGATTACGCCGTCGAGCGCAGCCTCGGAGATCGAGGGGTTGCCGCGATAGCCGTCGAACTGGTGTTTGTGTTTTTCCAGGTCCTTGAGCACATCGGCCTTCAGGTCGGCACGTGCCGCCACGTCCATGACCTCGAAGATGGTCACCAGGGCATAGTGGTGATCCAGCGGGTGCGTGCGCGCAATGAGTTCGCCAAGGCGGCGAAACAGCTGCTCAAGGCGCAGGTAGGTTCTCAGGCGTTCGTTGAAAGGGTATTCGTAAAGGATCACGCTGCGGGCTTCCTGGGTGCGCCTGCATCATAGCCCGAAGCCGGCCGCGACCTGGCGCGCCTTTGTTTGCAAATCTGACAGTGTCAGGGCATCGTTGTAGACCACGAAATCGGCGGCCGCGCGCCGCACGGCGCGGCTGCTCTGCGTGGCCATGATGGCGCGGATGGCATCCTCGGTGAGCCCGTTGCGGGCCTGCACCCGGGCTACCTGGCTCTCCTCGCGGCAGTCCACCACCAGCACGGCATCGAGCTGGCGCGCCCAGCGCGGCGACTCGGTGAGCAGCGGGATGTCGAACACGATGAGCCGTTGACCGGCTTGCGCGGCCACCGCGGCGGCCTGGGCGATGGCATTGCCCACCAGGGGATGGACGATGGCCTCCAGCCGCTCCTTGGCACCCGCATCGGCAAACACCAGGGCGCGCATGCGTACTCTGTCCAGAGCACCCTGGGCGTCGATGTAGTCGGCGCCGAATGTGTCCCGTATGTCCGCAATGGCCGGCCCACCGGCCTCCGTCACGGCGCGGGCGATGGCATCGGCATCGATCAGCGCCGCCCCGCAGTCCCGCAGCATGGCGGCAAAGGTGCTCTTGCCACTGCCTATGCCGCCGGTCACCCCCAGCCGTAGTGGCCGTGGGCAGATGGGGCGGGCGGGCGTGGTCGTCATCTACAGCCCCAGGGTGGAAAAGATGGTCTGCATGATGTGCCCCGGCCCCCAGAGCATGGCAGCCAGGCCGCCGCCCGCAAGAAAGGGACCGAACGGCACATATTTGCCCTCGCGCAGGTTGCTGGCGAGCTTCATGGCTATGCCGACAATGGCGCCTATCACCGACGCTATGAGGATGATGGGCACCAGGGCCTGCCAGCCAAACCAGGCACCCAGCGCGGCAAACAGCTTGAAGTCGCCATAGCCCATGCCCTCCTTGCCCGTAGCGAGCTTGAAGCCCCAGTAGACGAGCCACAGGGACAGATAGCCGGCCGCTGCGCCCACGACCGCGTCAGCGAGTGGCACCGCCGTCCAGCCCGCCACGGCGGCCAGCAGGCCGGCCCACAGCAGGGGCAGGGTGATGTCGTCGGGCAGCAGCGTGGTGTCCCAGTCGATCAGCGTCAGCGCCACCAGAGCGGCGGAAAACCCGCACCAGGCCAGGGTCGTGAAAGAC
Protein-coding regions in this window:
- the argJ gene encoding bifunctional glutamate N-acetyltransferase/amino-acid acetyltransferase ArgJ, with product MPVNLSAPQAADLRPVAGVRIGVAEAGVRKANRKDLTVFLLDEGTTVAGVFTQNRFCAAPVQVCREHLDGGQAIRAMVINTGNANAGTGADGLARARATCDALAGQLGIDAGQVLPFSTGVIMEPLPVDRIVAGLPAALADAQGGHWARAAEGIMTTDTLPKAFSRQLQIGGATVTVTGISKGAGMIRPNMATMLGFLATDACIAPDLVRQLVRELADQSFNRVTIDGDTSTNDSFVLMATHQAKHAPITVLDSVEGRALKAALLEVAQKLAQAIVRDGEGATKFITVRVEGGRTGEECRQVAYAIAHSPLVKTAFFASDPNLGRILAAVGYAGIVDLDQTLIDLYLDEVHVAVQGGRNPAYREEDGQRVMQQQEITVRVLLGRGQAADTVWTCDLSHDYVTINADYRS
- a CDS encoding A24 family peptidase, which translates into the protein MTGSVLADAALFGVLGLLIGSFLNVVIHRLPRMMERQWAAECAQYAQDTGLAAGGQAAAPAEPFNLMQPRSRCPSCGHEVRWYENIPVLSYIGLRGRCSGCGTRISARYPLVELATAGLFCACAMRWGWSFTTLAWCGFSAALVALTLIDWDTTLLPDDITLPLLWAGLLAAVAGWTAVPLADAVVGAAAGYLSLWLVYWGFKLATGKEGMGYGDFKLFAALGAWFGWQALVPIILIASVIGAIVGIAMKLASNLREGKYVPFGPFLAGGGLAAMLWGPGHIMQTIFSTLGL
- the coaE gene encoding dephospho-CoA kinase (Dephospho-CoA kinase (CoaE) performs the final step in coenzyme A biosynthesis.), translated to MTTTPARPICPRPLRLGVTGGIGSGKSTFAAMLRDCGAALIDADAIARAVTEAGGPAIADIRDTFGADYIDAQGALDRVRMRALVFADAGAKERLEAIVHPLVGNAIAQAAAVAAQAGQRLIVFDIPLLTESPRWARQLDAVLVVDCREESQVARVQARNGLTEDAIRAIMATQSSRAVRRAAADFVVYNDALTLSDLQTKARQVAAGFGL
- the zapD gene encoding cell division protein ZapD; amino-acid sequence: MILYEYPFNERLRTYLRLEQLFRRLGELIARTHPLDHHYALVTIFEVMDVAARADLKADVLKDLEKHKHQFDGYRGNPSISEAALDGVIAQLDQCFAALNAQTGKAGQSLTENDWLMSIRSRVGIPGGTCGFDLPAYYAWQHHAPEQRQNDLHHWAATLAPLAESVYLLLRLMRDSGLPQKVAAERGQFQQNLPPGRTFQLLRLRIDPALQLVPEISGNRLIVSVRLMRQEEGGKLVCSNEDAAFELTLCA
- a CDS encoding DNA gyrase inhibitor YacG, which encodes MTSKPQPASAKQVPCPTCGGPSLFSPANPYRPFCSQRCQQIDLGAWAAEDFRMPAEAPPEDAEFGDPKRQP
- the secA gene encoding preprotein translocase subunit SecA; the encoded protein is MATNFLTKLFGSRNDRLLKQYRKTVARINAMEPEYEKLSDEALRGKTQEFKERIAQGETLDALLPEAFAVVREGSKRVMKMRHFDVQLIGGMALHHGKIAEMRTGEGKTLTATLPVYLNALSGQGVHVVTVNDYLAGRDAQWMGRLYNFLGLSVGINLPQIPREEKQAAYNSDITYGTNNEYGFDYLRDNMVYDARERVQRGLNFAIVDEVDSILIDEARTPLIISGQAEDHTAVYLAINKVVPLLTRQEGEADPRTGEGVTKPGDFTVDEKTHQVFLTEQGHENAERILAQAGLIAEGASLYDPANITLVHHLYAALRANNLFHRDQHYVVQNGEIVIVDEFTGRLMAGRRWSEGLHQAVEAKEGVNIQAENQTLASITFQNYFRLYGKLSGMTGTADTEAYEFQEIYGLETVIIPPNRPSRRDDQLDRVYKTTREKYEAAIADIRECHERGQPVLVGTTSIENSEIIDGLLNQAGLPHQVLNAKQHAREADIVAQAGRPGMITIATNMAGRGTDIVLGGNVEKAVAALEADESLTPEQRAAKAEELRAQWKLDHEKVTALGGLRIIATERHESRRIDNQLRGRSGRQGDPGSSRFYLSLDDSLMRIFAGDRVKAIMDKLKMPDGEAIEAGIVTRSIESAQRKVEARNFDIRKQLLEYDDVANDQRKVIYQQRNEILDAPELTTLISAMRDDCMADLVRQYVPAESVEEQWDLPSLEKSLASDWQLPMALQQEVASSQAITDDEILEKVQQTARDSFQAKVDAVGNENFAPFQRAVLLQSFDTNWRDHLSALDYLRQGIHLRGYAQKQPKQEYKREAFELFRQLIDQVKNEVTRVMLTVQVQSNAELDEATHAMEERGEKVSNVTYSSPTETGEVETVVDAQTAKAAPAQAMPGVRVGRNDPCPCGSGKKYKQCHGKLA
- a CDS encoding NUDIX domain-containing protein; its protein translation is MTRKHTEVAVGILLRADGALLLSTRPAGKPYAGYWEFPGGKIEAGESVEQALRRELIEELGVTIGPAEVWKVTEHDYPHALVRLHWCKVHDWRGKFEMREGQTMAWQQWPLQVRPVLPGAYPVLQWLAEERGLAFDAAQFD
- a CDS encoding glutathione S-transferase N-terminal domain-containing protein; protein product: MMVLYSGTTCPFSHRCRFVLFEKGMDFEIRDVDLYNKPEDISVMNPYGQVPILVERDLILYESNIINEYIDERFPHPQLMPGDPVDRARVRLFLLNFEKELFVHVNALESRATKGNEKALEKARAHIRDRLTQLAPVFLKNKYMLGEGFSMLDVAIAPLLWRLDYYGIELSKNAAPLLKYAERIFSRPAYIEALTPSEKVMRK
- a CDS encoding ATP-binding protein, giving the protein MTENLDRLIARAEQLISRIEFVLPQPLGAPDWQAAIAWRYRKRSSGHGVLEPVRHVAAMQLSDLKEIDAQKEKIQRNTEQFVAGKTANNVLLTGARGTGKSSLIRACLNSYAGRGLRLIEVDKADLTDLPDIVEVVSDRPEKFIIYCDDLSFEEGEGGYKALKSILDGSVAASTPNVLVYATSNRRHLLPEQMKDNLSYTTSNDGEIHPGEVVEEKISLSERFGLWVSFYPFSQDEYLTIVAQWLSALGVAPADIESARPQALVWALERGSRSGRVAYQFARDYAGRQGA
- a CDS encoding ClpXP protease specificity-enhancing factor — encoded protein: MNAQELPSTRPYLIRALYEWCADNGYTPYLVVRVNESVQVPREYVNNGEIVLNVSYDATSGLQIGNDFVEFKARFGGKPRDILVPVRRVIAIYARENGQGMAFPLDDDVEVQPSDSPLSPTEAAVVSEPEARGTVQLQSVDGKSGRADKARDKDGPRPPQPPAGGGRPSLKRVK